attacctctttaaggCACTATTTCAAAGTagagtcacattgggggttagggcttcatcatgaattttgggggattACAGTTCAGTCCATAGAAGGTatgaaagtaaacatttaaaaaaaataaattacagtaaatTACGGATATAAAAAAGCTGACAAATAACACAAATTTTACAAGAAGAAAAGTAATATATTATTTTGACACTATTTTTTTTGGCTGCATACTGATTGACTTGAtttgataattttataattttatagagAGACTAGAAAAATTCAATCTTTTTTAGCATAGTtgattgaaatttgttttttattttaacttagaaAAGCTTCTTTCACCTTCACGAATTATTAATATCCTGTATATTTTTTGGATTGTTGTTAAGTTTGGAAAAACACTGGCAGTTTCTTTAGTAATGTGCTGTAAGATCAGAATCACATTTTTTTGATGAAGTAACTAATTTTCAATACTGTTTTCAACACTAGTTTATTATTGATGTCTCATTTAGTAATATATTGGTAGTCTTAGGTTTTCACCACTGGTGTCAGTAATGtcaactcagaaagaaaaaaatcagtaatttgaCAAGGTcatttcagactgaaagaaataCATAAGCAAAGATGTGGTTTGGTAAAGACAAGGGATTCAGTTTGGATAGAGTATGGTTTGATGTTATGTTAGCTAAATgatcagaaaaatatattaaagccaGTAGATGAGTGGGAAATGGGAAATAGTGTCAAACTAATAATGTCAACTGGATAAGGCTAGACCATTATGTCTTAATGTTAAGTAATCAAAGGCCTGTTGATGGCAATATAGTGAAGAAACTGCGGAGAATCTCAGCTCTGTGACTTAGTAAGATCTTAATTATTTAAACAGATCTTATAAACATATCCCTCAAACCTAAACTAAATGTATTCTCAACTCAGTTTCCCTTAGAGCTCCAAAATGACCACAGCCACTTCAACACACCAAGGCAAAATATAAGAGAGAGTAAGTAGGAGTAGTGACAGGGCATTTAATCAACTGCATTTAAAATATCCTAttttcccagggtgcctgggtggctcagtccttaagcgtctgcctttggctttgggtgtgatcccagggtcctgggatcaagccctgcattgggctccctgctctgctgggagcctgcttcttcttttcccactccccctgcttgtgttccttctctcgctggctgtgtctctttctgtcaaataaataaaatctttaaaaaaatatatcctattttcccaaatcttataaaaatatatgacagAATGAACACATTACTAGGGCTTTGCTGGCTTGGAAGGAACTTGGGCAAGTGTGAGTCCCTGAAATTTAagcttcattatttttgttataaattcCTCTATAAGGAAAAACATTAATGTAGAACTTTGAGATATTAAATATGCATGTTGTGGGGCGTCTgtgtggcacagtcgttaagtgtctgccttcggctcagggcgtgatcccggcgttatgggatcgagccccacatcaggctcctcccctatgagcctgcttcttcctctcccactccctctgcttgtattccctctctcgctggctgtctctttctgtcaaataaataaataaaatctttaaaaaaaataaataaatatgcatgttGTGGTTTCTAGCAAAACCACCAAAGAATAAAACAGCGTATCACCGAAGCATGTGGGTTATTAGATTGAAAGGGTGAATAAAAATGGCCATACTGAGCCCATCATTATAACATTCAGAGAAGCAAGGATAAAGATCATATTCTATAAGATGTGAGAGAAACTGAATGGCACTGAAAGTCTTAACTGTTATACTTGAGATTAGGGCTTATAGAGCAATGACTTTAAAGTTtcaatggaaaatattaaaaaaaaatttttttaaaggtttttatttattagagagtgcaCGAGCCGGGTGGGGGGtacaggggtagagggagaggaaagggagaagcaacgcccccccaaccccccttgctaagcagggagcctgatgtggagctagatcccaggacccctgatccaagcagaaggcagatgctcactgactgagccccgaaaatatttttaactcacttgctttattttttttaaggttttatttatttatttatttatttatttatttatttatttatgggacgggggtggtgggggaggagagagagcacacggcgggaggaacagagggagaagaacaagcagactccacgctgaggaTAGAGCTGActccgggcttgatctcaggaccctaagatcttGACCTGCGCCAGAAttaagggtcagatgcttaactagctcagccacccaggtgtcccacatttTTTAGCTTTCAATTCTGTTTCTAGCAAGACTTGTATATCAAATGTGAAGGTAGAATGAAGACATTTTGAGACATAATCGTCTCAAAAATTTTTGCTTAGGTGCACCTCCTCTCAGGAATATCTGGAGAATGCTTGATCAAAACATGAGAATAAAGCAAGAAGGACTTAAGTGAAGGGAAATTCTGGGACGGCAAGAATCAAACCTTGAGAACAACCACCTTAGATCAATAGGatcctattctttaaaaaaaaaaaaagaaaggaacgaACCAATAGATGTGTATATAGGGGAGCTTTACTAATTAATAATTTGAAGATTTTCCTAAGAAATATTGATAGGATTATGAAAAACTAAGCATGTAAAGGAACaatgaatagttttaaaagaaaggaaatatatcaaTGTAATACCTGGCTGAGCAGTAAAAAAATCTGTACTTATGTAGTTATAATAAGGTAAACACCAAAAACTGACTTTTACCAAAAATATTGATGTTACTCTGGTggcagatggagggagaggaaaatgcaaggaaggtgtgtatttatgtgtgtatttgctaaattttcttctttccaaagagGAAATCAAGAAGCAGTGTCTAAAGcagataaagtaaaaatatttgttttagttaGAAATACAGCGATAAATGTCGGAAGAAATGCTAGAAGAGTTTTAGTAATTTCTTCTGGGAGTTGTGACTGAGAGGTGAGGCGGGATAGAGCTTAGtgacttttaaattatatatatctgttaatttgtttttgtttatttgttcaatcATTATGCATATGTATTAGTTTGGTAGAAGTTAAAactaagtagagaaaaaaatcataggaCAATTTAGGGGAAAGTAGtgctttaattaaaatatgtttgaattaaagaagaaagaaaaaagtccagCTAATTGTATGGTCCAGAATGGAATATGCTAAAACCAGGAGCGTAGACAAAGCATTTAAAATCATTATAATCTTCTTCAATAGGTCAATTTATTTTGTCTGCCTTTTTATCCTAATATATAGACCTTCAATGAGACTAAATGGGAAGGAATAGCATTctgtattcttctttaaattctttctaaTCCTCTAATGtctttgctttcagttttataaaaGTTCCCAGCTTTGACAGTGGGGCTAATGGCATGCCTTTTCAAAGTAGTAATGAACTTCTGTTATTtgttggggaagaaaaggagTAAAGATGTCAAGTCTATAGAAATTTGTaagttttagaatatatttatttgattcatcatctaaagaaatgggaaatttaGCTTGTAGATACTTATCCTTACATTAAATTTTCTGTTTaactccctctcttccttccttcttactgCTGCCCCCCATTATGCTGTCTCTTGGTGAATTAAATATATGTTCAAGGTCAAAGCCAAAGAGACTGGAGAAGCTAGGACTGTAACTGTAGTCTCTTAGAGGACTTCCACAGTGTGCAGTTTCCATTATACCACTTGCTCAATAAAATTTGTACagtgaatttaattaaaatcatataaagCAGTCTATAATAGCATTTAAGGACACCAACTTTGAAATCAGGCAGATTTAGTTGAGATCTCAACTCTCTGcaacttgctagctgtgtgacttaagTAATATGTGTATTTTCTAAGCATCAATTCTTCCATATGTAATATGGGAATATTAATATCTATTTCAAAGGattagatgaaaaaaatatataaagtacctGACGTgtttgtgggtgtgtgtatatgcagATAAAGTGTGTATGGCATATAGTAATTTAATATTGCTATTACTATTCCTATAACAgtatatctattttttattttttgttttgtagatgCAGCCATTATGGTTTCTTGCTGTGCTATTTCTTGGTCAACTGTTGATTATCAAGTAGCTTTAAGAAAATCCTTGCCTGATAAAAATCTCCTTAGTGGATTCTGTCCCAGATTCACATACCTCTTTTACAAGTTGTTTACATTATTATCTTGGATGCTGAgtgttgtatttcttttattcttaaatgttaatattgcattatttctgttgttatttctttggtttttaggAATATTGTGGGCATTCAAAAAGCAAACTCAGTTTTGTGCTTCTATAAGTATGGAATTCTTATACAGAATTGTTGTTGGATTCATtcttacttttacattttttaatattaagggACAGAATACCAAATGTCCAATGTTTTGTTATTATATTGTAAGAGTACTGGCCACTGGGGGGATATTGGTTGTGTTCTGGGTTTCCCCAGTCTCTATTTTTAACTCAGACTATTTTATGTCTATCAGTATCACTATAGGTCTTACTCTTGTCcttggaattatttttcttattgtttattaTGGGACTTTGCAcccaaacagaaatgaagaaacaaaacctGATGAAATTGATGgaaaagcagctcaaagagaTTGTAGAATGAAGTATTTTCTAATGGAATAGCTATTCATTTGTGAgatctcttttcttatttttttttgtttcgttggttaataaagaaaatgttatgtgtatgtgttcttccttatttttgcctttaatttGAGATCAGTTTTAGTATATTAACTATGAATGTGGGAGAGCatagtaatattttattatttaaattaatttttcatttggttttaaaGATCTTGGGTACTCAAATACATTTCCTTCTTGCCTAGTAGAGTTGCCAGCTTGAACCTGAATTGGAAGAAATGTTCTGGTTCCCCCAAATTAGAAGCCTGGAATTGAGCTTCCCTTCAACTTTTCcctcgtttgtttgtttgtttcttttttttttaatgttcagttagccagcatatagtatatCATAAGTTTTTattgtagtgttcaacgattcattagttgcatataacacccagtgctcatcccaataCGTGCCATCCTTCATTCCCTCATTGTTTCTGAACTAAAACTAATGCTCGTGGAGAACTGcaaagagagaagagcagaaaggtcatttttcttctattttgttgatTCAGTGCATATATTTTGAGTTGGGGGCAGATTGagtaaagaaaaagggaaaagaagggaagaggaagaagacaaaacatcaagtttaccatttttaagtgtacagtttaataGCAGTAACTAGCATTCACCTTGTTGTTCATCTCtataactttttcatcttgcaaaactgagaCTACTCCCATCGAACAACTTCCTATTTCCCTCTCTGTAGCTTCTGGGAACCACAGTTCTATTTTCTGTGTTTAAttaatttgactactttagataccttaTATAAGGGGAATCACAGagtgtctttttgtgactggctcatttcatttagcatattgcccacaggttcatccatgttgtgccATGTGacagattttccttcttttttaaaggctgagcAATACTTcgttgtatgtatatgccacattttctctgTTTATCCATTGctgggttgcttctacctcttggctgttgtgagtaATGTCATTGTGAACATGGGTTTGCAAGTATTTCtctgagatcctgttttcatctCTTTTGGTTGTATactcagaagtaggattgctggatcatatagtaaattatttttaatcttttgaggaaactccatactgtttttgatagtggctgcaccattttacaatcccactaATGGtaccagtttctccacatccttagcAACACTTgctatattttgtatttttgatagTGGCTATCCTAAAATGTGTGAGTTGATAATTCAcaataattttgatttgcatttctctattagtgatgttaagcatcacTAATGATGCTAGTgatgttagccatttgtatatcttctttggggaaatgtctgtatCTGATAAGGTGTTATTACCAGAATGTAGAAagaattatagctcaataataacaaaactaaaacaaagtgattaaaaaaatagggaaaggacTTTAAGTAACCAAATCATATATTAATGGTTTTCTGCATTATTCCTTATACTAAGTAATAAATTTTGGTCCTAGGAGTAAATAGGGAGGACAAGTGGATTAGGCTGAACTCCTGGAAATAATGAAGTTTTCCCATCAAATTCTCatatctttttcagtttcttaccctttctttcccttgggTAGGGTCTTAATGAATGAGTCCTCAAAAGATAGCCTTCTCTAATACCAGGAgaaaaaatttccatttccacATTTAGTCTTATAACTTAATGTAAAACTGTAGCTTTCAGAATGAAGGGTAAACTTACTAGATATAATGCATTTCAACTATCAACCCTATTTGAAAGCAATAAGTAAATGTTAAGCACTAACTCTGTGCTCAGCTCTCTGCTAGGTTAGGTACTGTTGTGGGTacaaaacaaatgtataataGAGTTCTGTTCCTTGAAAAGGTTATCTACTGAAGCATTTATAGAAACTGACCATCTATCTTTCAGAATGTTTACTgtttgtgattttcattttatagtaaatgaaacaaaatattgaaTAACAGAAGGGTTATATTTATAGAGTATATAAACTCAATAAGATGTCTCCTGTGCTGCTCTTTGAGAAGGTTAGGTGGCATGGAAAAACTTTGCAGGAACTAGGGACTCTGCAGTTTCCTTTGGGCACCTGATCCTTGTAGTGTGAATCTCACTTATTGCATATCTCCCTATCTCTGCATGTTTggtggtatgtgtatatattcacaCACTGAGAGAGTGAAGATGGGAGAAGAAGTTAGGCTCACTTAGTAGCACTTTAATCAGAATCTTTGAGTCATTAAGGACAaagacattaaataataaaaagaaagtgcTTTTCATCCCTTTCTGAAGATTTAAATGTTTGTGTTATTTCCCTTTAGCATAGAGAATGTCTCTTAGCATTTTCTGTAGTTTAAGTTTGTtgctgaggtttttttcttttatctgaacatgtctttatttttccttcattcttataTTTCTGCTGGATATAAAGTTCTGGGTTGacattctctccccccccccgccccgctttaTGCATTTTAAAGTTCATTCCACTGATTTCTGGCCTCCATCGTTTCTGATGAGAAGCTAGTGATCATTGAAGTCATTATCCCCTATAtgtaatttgttgtttttctttggctGTTTTTAGATTTTACCTTTCATGTTTTGTTTGCAGTAGTTTGACTACTGTGTTTATGTTTgcagtttttctttgtattttcctaattgaGGTTCTCTGAGCTTCTTCAATCTATAAATTTTAGTCTTTTACCATATTTAGAGAGTTTTCCGCCATTATTCTTCACATATTCTTACTATCATTTTGCCTCTCTTCTTGGACTCCGTTAACATATATGTTAGACTTATTGATGTTATCCCATACATTTCTGAGGggcttgttcatttttttccagtttatttattttttttgttcttcaatagttattggatttattttcaagttcattgactttttccttcatcttcaatCTACTGTAAGCTCAtctaatggctttttaaaaaatttcaaagattttatgtttatgttctagaatttccatttctttaaatagtttttatttctctgctaaaactttgtatcctttttattcattatgagtatattttcttttatatcctttATTGTAACTataatagatgttttaaaaatccttgtgTGTTAATTTCAATATCTGCGTCATCTCAGGTTTGGtcttcattgattgccttttctTTTGAGCACAGgtcacattttcctatttcctcatGTGTCTGTTCTAGCATGTTATGAATGATATATTTTAGATCTCTCTTGATCCTTTTTTTATTGAgaagaatataaatttttttcttttagcagaCCACTAACTTGAACTTCGAACTATAAAAAGTGTTTATTTGCTTAGCTTCAGTGTGCTGCTTGGATTCTGCCTCTCATATGTATAGTTCAGTGTCAGAGAATTAGGAAGACTTAATATATGGAATAAGACTTACTCTCTATTGGCCCTCTCAGATTTTCACCCTTACTTTTCAGCTACTGTGGTCACTCCATATTCTGTCTTCTGCACCTTAAGATTGcaggttttctgtgtttttgtacTCAGTATGTTGACTGGAGTCTGTCCTCACTCAGTGCCATTCTTACAAATGTTGACCTCTTCAATGTCTGCCTGCTTTTTTCCTCTCAAGTGCTTTCAGgtagttttttttcttatattttgtccAGAGTTTATAGTGGTTATTTTTAAGGGCTTTGTGCAGTAGAAGCTACAGCCATCTTTTTATTAATCAATAATAGTTTCAGTACTCTGTAATATATGCCATCCTTTCTGGGTATTTGCTTAAACATGAGGtataaattccttttatttaacatttaatctTCCCTTATTATTACTTGCTTGACCCTCACAAAACCCCAGtaatatagatattatatttttCCACTACTCTTTAGCTGGGAAAAATATGCTTTTGGCAAGTTACTTGCCAAAAGATCAAATCTCATATTTTGTGACTTCTAGTTTACTTTCTGTAGAACCATGCTAACTTTATCTGATGAACAGATTAAGTGACCATCAGCAGCCTAGAGATGACTCTAAATTacacatgatttaaaaattatgaattatttacccaaaacacaatttttaaaaagtctggcTTAAATAGTTTTTGGCATATATTgcaatggtgcactgggtgttatacgcaaataacgaatcatggagcactacatcgaaaactaaggatatactgtatggtgactaacataacataataaattatttaaaagaatagataGTTTTTGGTCTTAGCTCAGGATGTGGCTAAGGTTCTGTCACTGGTAGTTTGAATAATTCAATTAACAATATATATAATGGGAAGTAGCAATTTATGTAATGGAAAAATGGGTAGAAAATAATATGCATACATTAAAGAACTTGAATATTAAACTCCCCACACAAACCTGGATTGAATATTCAATTCATTGAACAAACattttttcactgattttatagacaaggaacaAATAGGTGGATCCTATATAGGTTAGATGTTTTGGTTAGTCAGCAAGctcttaaaatgaatttttaatattcagtgaatttacttttattcattttatcctATCGTTTTCTATATCATCCAGTCATGGCTTTATAGCACTTTTAGGTCTCCCCAAATAAATGTAAGCTTTTCCTAGAGTATTCTGTGCATATAAAAGGCcttttgaaattcagaaaaagcatAGGAATAATTATGAGCAATACTCATAAAAGAACACTCACATATACTGTATTAGGGTTCTTATATATgtaagaggagatttattataggaattggctcacgtggTTATGGACATTGAAAAGTCCcatgatatgctgtctgcaagctggagaaccatgAAAGCCAGTGGTGTAATTCAGTCCAAGTCTGAAAGCCTGAGAATTTTGGGGCTATTGGGGTATTTACTGATCTGAATTTGAAAGCTTAAAGTCAGAGGTGCCAATGTCTGAGGGCAGGAAAAGATGGATGTCTTAGCTCAAgtagagaaagaacaaatttgcccttactctgcctttttgttctatttaggcccAATAGATTGGATGATACCTACCCACATTGGGGAGGACATTCGCTTTACTCAATTCACCAATGCAAATACTAATCCCTTCaagaaacatcctcacagacagaccaagaaataatgttttagtaGCTATCTGGACATCCCTTAGTCTAGTCAAGTTGATACACAGAATTAATCATCACATGCACCTATCTGCATTCACGTTTACTTCAAATATGAGTAAAATGCTTCCCTTagactagtggttctcaaagttaCTGTGCatccagaatcacctggaggataCATTAAAACGGATTGCTGTGCACCATCCACAGTTTCTTTTCACTAGATCTTAGGTGGGGCTTGAAATTTGTATGACTAAGAAGTTCCCAGATGTTGCTGATGCTGTGTCTGCTTATGTGCTTTGAGAAGCCCTTGCTCACTTTCAAAGGCTAGGAATGCTGTTAATAACTAGTTTCAAAATTGCCACTAGAGGGCAATGGAACCATGGACAAATTGGATGTGCTGCTTAATAGGTTCCCTGGTTTATGCTATCAACTACAATATTCCTACAAGCCATGAGAATACCAAAGCCAAACATTAATTTCCTGTACAGTATCTTGAGGCTCATTCTTAATTGTAACATAAATCAAAACGTGTCCTTATGATTGCGGGGGTCAGAGATGTATAATATATCTTTGAAGCCCATTTTAGGACTTCTCTAAGTGGGCATTTGCAAATATACCTAGTCATGTCTTTGAGGTTAACAGGAACTGTTTGTGGTTTCCCAAAGAGACTACATTTTGATAATAGGTTTAGTTTGTTATGGAGATAATTCTACACTTAAgtgttatttattgttttaagacgcaaattttattttatgaaagtagacctaagtaatttttaaagatataaactTAGTAGATTAAGTTTATACTAAACCTCAATTGGTAGAACATAAAGATCTACATGGTGTAGGggacttgtaattttttttcttctagatatGTTCCTTTGATGGTAGACAAGgattagagaaaaatcaaaagatgtAGTTTGCAGGGttgttatattttctgtttgcctGACCTAGTACAGAGCTTGAAAGCTACCTTTATTATGgctattattacttttaaaaattaattttgatagatAGTAGCTGTAGAGTCATAGACATCTTTCTGAGTATCTTGACATCTTGGCTTGAACCAGCAATTGATTTTCATTCTGTTGCAGAAATTTTGATTTGAAAGCCCAAAGATCTGAGTTTGATTCCTTGCCTTGACTTTATTACCTCTGTGACTGTGATGTATCATTTAATCTCTCAGTTTCTGTGTATGTTGAATGAGAATTCTGCAGTAACAACAACTATCTTCCTGGGCTATTGTGAAAAATCAGCGAAATACCATATATGATAGTGTTTTATAGATTGTAAccatttctgaaattttctgtttttgacATTCTTCCCCCAGTATGCAGTATATTTGGAACTTAGTTTTGATGTCATTATACCTTTGTAAAATTGCTTCCACATGTACAAAATATGAATACTCACATAAAAAACCTGGAATTATATCACAAAGAAGTTTAACCCTTTTGTGTGTAACAACATCttagtttttcattattttttttcttgtgtagtGTGTATTGTTTCTCATATGTAGACAGTAGGATCGATAGAGACTGCTAAATACAACTAGTTATTGATGAGATCAGGATTAAGGCTTAAACTGCAAATCACTTTCTGGCCTTTAGAAATATGCATGAATATGTGCATGTAGTGTATATATGtgaacatgcattttttttttttagtgggggaAGGAGCCAAGGGTCTTTACTGGAAAGAAGAAACTTTACAATTTGAGTAAGTCAGTGCAAAGGCTCAGTGGACCAACTGGTGGGGGCATTAGCTAGTAATGGGTTCCACAGCTAGGGCATTGCTAGGTCTCCCCTTTATGCAGCCACACCAGATGATGTTTACTCTTCACAGATGCAGCCCACTATTGTTTTTTGGTGATAGGTGGGACTAAATTAGGGACTTCCTTGGTTCCTGAAGCTGCCTGGGGCTAGCATATTGTATGGGTCCAGTCCCTTCTGTTCAGCCATCATAACCTTCCTGTCTAGCCCATCCACCTTCTTGCCATCAACAGGAACACCACTTCCAGATGCCATGGACTGCAGGGACTGCATTGGGACCATGGGCCCCGAGGGCTTGTGTGACCAGCACTCCAGCTCCACAAAGAACCTTGAAGCCATCATGCCTATTATAATGCATTTATatgaatggtaagatttcattaaaTAATTGTTGGTAAGtattatttctcttaattttttatggACCACAGAATCTCTTAGGTATGGTTGCTTTAAGATTAAACACTAGTTTTacttacagtttttgttttttgtctagTAGTATGTCTTGCTAAGTAGATTATAAGCTTACATAGATCAGGGATTATATTTCTGCGACCCTCAGAGGACTTTGCATAGAGTTTGCAATAGCAGCGTAGTTATGTTACTTTTCTGATTCCCTGGAAAAACCAATAGAATAAATTTCATTCCATAGAGCACTAGGAAAATCATCTGATTCTTTTTGGGGGCAATGAATCAAACTATCAGTGTTTACTTCTGAGGGCTGTCTGTGTTCAGCACTGTGCTAAGAGAGGGCTTGGTAAATATCTGTTGCTTAATTGATCGATCACCTCCAGACAGTGATTTGTGTTTTTGTGGTAGTCAGTGGATGAAAAgtccttttcaaaaaattttggGTAAAAAAACTTGtttgcattttccaaaaatataaagattattgTGGTAGTCtctccttttgaaaaaaatagctttattgaggtataattcatatACAATTCACCTATTAAAATGTATACAGTTCAGTGTTCTTTAGTGTATTCACAAACATTTCAACCATTACCACAagcaatttcagaacattttcatcacttcaaaagaaaccctgtacctttATCTATCCgtcctgtgatggttaatttgtATGTCGACTTGGCTGGGCCACACACAGGGCCCAGAAATATGGTGAAACACTATTATGGATGTTTCTATGAAGGTGTTTTTGgatgatattaatatttaaatatatggacTTCGAGTAGTTAGTCCTCTATaacatgggtgggcctcatctaatcagtttcAGGGCCAGCATACAACAAAAGACTGATTTCTTCTAAACAGGAAAGACTTCTGATCTTCAGACTTGAACAACATCATCAGTTTATCCTGGGTCTTCAGCCTGCTAGCCACCTTGCGGAATTTGGACTTAAGAGCCTCCACAATTGCATGagtcaatttcttaaaataaatgtctttctttatatatacacatatcctattgattttgtttctctggagaacagtaATACAACCCTCCATTCCCATCTTCCCTTCCGCTGCTCCCAGACCtaggcaactactaatctactttctgtctatggATTTCCCATTCTGAATTTTCATTtgaatggaattatatagtatgtagccctgtgactggcttcttttacttaacgttgttttcaaagtttatttatgttgtagcatgtattagtacttcatttctttttatgcagaattatattccattgtatgaatagattatattttgtttatctggttgttcattaatggacatttgggttgtttctgctatttggctattataaataatactgctataaccATTTGTACAAGTTTCTGTGTAGTcgtgtttttgtttctcttgagtatatacctacaggtggaattgctaggtcatatggtaactttatgtttaTTTGAA
This genomic window from Ursus arctos isolate Adak ecotype North America unplaced genomic scaffold, UrsArc2.0 scaffold_6, whole genome shotgun sequence contains:
- the XKR9 gene encoding XK-related protein 9 isoform X1 translates to MKYTKLNFMLSVLGIIIYITDLIVDIWVSVRFFCEGRNVFGILTVSFMLFGTLVVQCFSYSWFKADLKKAGQENQHCFLLLHCLQGGVFTRYWFALKKGYHVAFKNSSKTDNFMEEQIDPHKEVIDRMTDLSMLRLFETYLEGCPQLVLQLYTFLEHGQANFSQYAAIMVSCCAISWSTVDYQVALRKSLPDKNLLSGFCPRFTYLFYKLFTLLSWMLSVVFLLFLNVNIALFLLLFLWFLGILWAFKKQTQFCASISMEFLYRIVVGFILTFTFFNIKGQNTKCPMFCYYIVRVLATGGILVVFWVSPVSIFNSDYFMSISITIGLTLVLGIIFLIVYYGTLHPNRNEETKPDEIDGKAAQRDCRMKYFLME
- the XKR9 gene encoding XK-related protein 9 isoform X2 translates to MEEQIDPHKEVIDRMTDLSMLRLFETYLEGCPQLVLQLYTFLEHGQANFSQYAAIMVSCCAISWSTVDYQVALRKSLPDKNLLSGFCPRFTYLFYKLFTLLSWMLSVVFLLFLNVNIALFLLLFLWFLGILWAFKKQTQFCASISMEFLYRIVVGFILTFTFFNIKGQNTKCPMFCYYIVRVLATGGILVVFWVSPVSIFNSDYFMSISITIGLTLVLGIIFLIVYYGTLHPNRNEETKPDEIDGKAAQRDCRMKYFLME